A window of Komagataeibacter medellinensis NBRC 3288 contains these coding sequences:
- a CDS encoding inositol monophosphatase family protein, translating into MTQAILTRFEAARSIVRDAAALAMKMRPAPGGPQGTQKSAQDWLTEADGAVESFISERIGTLFPEDGFQGEEEGRTRTGSLRWVVDPIDGTSNYARGRNRWCVSLGLMDGDTPVAGIIEAPALGETYTAVRGHGAFLNGKRIKASPVTDTAASLIEMGWSNRVPPGVFQQKIDAILNLGAMPRSGGSGAIALAEVACGRQDGYLEIRINLWDVAAALVLLEEAGACVSPFLRDGGLNDGISILAAAPGIANAFSSAVGVSLK; encoded by the coding sequence ATGACCCAGGCCATCCTGACCCGCTTTGAAGCCGCGCGCTCCATCGTGCGCGATGCAGCAGCCCTTGCCATGAAGATGCGCCCGGCCCCCGGCGGCCCGCAGGGCACCCAAAAAAGCGCACAGGACTGGCTGACGGAAGCCGATGGCGCGGTGGAATCCTTCATCTCGGAGCGAATCGGCACACTGTTCCCCGAAGACGGCTTTCAGGGTGAGGAAGAAGGACGCACCCGTACCGGCAGCCTGCGCTGGGTGGTGGACCCCATTGATGGCACGTCAAACTACGCCCGCGGCCGCAACCGCTGGTGTGTCTCGCTTGGCCTGATGGATGGCGACACGCCGGTTGCGGGCATCATTGAGGCCCCCGCCCTGGGCGAGACCTATACCGCCGTGCGCGGCCATGGGGCCTTTCTCAATGGTAAACGTATCAAGGCATCTCCCGTGACCGATACGGCCGCGTCCCTGATCGAGATGGGATGGAGCAACCGCGTACCGCCTGGCGTATTCCAGCAAAAGATTGATGCCATCCTGAATCTGGGCGCCATGCCGCGCTCGGGCGGGTCAGGTGCGATTGCGCTGGCAGAAGTCGCCTGCGGGCGGCAGGACGGCTACCTGGAAATCCGTATCAATCTTTGGGACGTAGCCGCCGCACTGGTGTTGCTGGAAGAAGCGGGCGCATGCGTCTCCCCCTTCCTGCGTGATGGCGGATTGAACGACGGCATCAGCATCCTGGCCGCAGCTCCCGGTATTGCCAATGCATTTTCCAGTGCGGTTGGGGTCTCCCTTAAATAA
- a CDS encoding MmcB family DNA repair protein, whose protein sequence is MPDPLPAPHTQTAIRMGVSQMCRQHGWAVLHEFSLPDRRRADIMALTPQGHLVCIEIKSGLPDFRADRKWSDYLPWCDRMYFAVNQDFPRTVLPDTTGLIVAATDRGADGRPTCVDCAIIHHPPHTALAPARRRKLTLQFALQAAERLGRMEMPQLDQTLRTALRVE, encoded by the coding sequence ATGCCAGACCCCCTGCCTGCCCCCCATACCCAGACCGCCATACGCATGGGCGTGAGCCAGATGTGTCGACAGCATGGGTGGGCGGTGCTGCATGAATTCTCACTGCCCGATCGCAGACGGGCCGATATCATGGCCCTGACGCCGCAGGGGCATCTTGTCTGCATCGAGATCAAGTCCGGCCTGCCCGATTTCCGGGCTGACCGTAAATGGTCCGATTACCTGCCGTGGTGCGACCGGATGTATTTTGCAGTCAATCAGGATTTTCCCCGGACCGTACTGCCCGACACCACCGGCCTGATCGTCGCCGCAACCGACAGGGGCGCCGATGGCAGACCAACCTGCGTGGACTGCGCGATCATCCACCATCCACCCCACACCGCACTCGCCCCCGCACGCAGGCGAAAGCTGACCTTGCAATTTGCCCTGCAGGCAGCGGAACGTCTGGGCCGGATGGAAATGCCACAACTGGACCAGACGCTCAGAACGGCATTACGTGTAGAATAA
- a CDS encoding nucleotidyltransferase family protein: protein MGIHVLILAGSRAGRVDPMAQAAGISHKALLPVCGTPMISRVITALQSVGDIDTIAICIEQPDVLEGIVPAGVTFIPPAAGPSASVMKALDTLGTPLLVTTADHALLEPGWVRSFVQAALESGSDVAAAVAMEESIMRDVPGTKRTMIRLADGAFSGCNMFLFRTPAAAGVIRLWQKLETERKHPFRMARILGLSILLRFVFRRLTRADVCRRIGQLAHARVALIPLADGRAAVDVDKPADLELVTHLLSTASAT from the coding sequence ATGGGGATCCATGTCCTCATTCTGGCGGGAAGCCGGGCGGGCCGGGTTGATCCCATGGCACAGGCCGCCGGCATTTCGCACAAGGCGCTGCTGCCGGTCTGTGGCACGCCCATGATCAGTCGGGTCATCACGGCACTACAATCAGTAGGGGACATCGACACGATCGCCATCTGCATCGAACAACCCGACGTGCTGGAAGGCATTGTGCCAGCGGGCGTGACTTTCATCCCGCCTGCCGCCGGGCCGAGCGCCAGTGTCATGAAGGCACTCGACACGCTTGGTACGCCGCTACTGGTCACGACAGCGGACCATGCCCTGCTGGAGCCGGGCTGGGTCCGCAGCTTTGTGCAAGCGGCACTGGAAAGCGGGAGTGATGTTGCAGCAGCCGTCGCCATGGAAGAGTCGATCATGCGCGACGTGCCGGGCACGAAGCGCACCATGATCCGGCTGGCCGATGGTGCGTTCTCGGGCTGTAACATGTTCCTTTTCCGTACACCTGCTGCGGCCGGCGTGATCCGGCTGTGGCAGAAGCTGGAAACCGAGCGCAAACACCCGTTCCGGATGGCGCGTATTCTGGGCCTGAGCATCCTGCTGCGCTTCGTGTTCAGGCGGTTGACCCGCGCGGATGTCTGTCGCCGTATCGGCCAGCTTGCGCATGCCCGTGTTGCCCTGATCCCGCTGGCTGATGGCCGGGCCGCTGTGGATGTGGACAAGCCAGCAGATCTGGAACTGGTAACTCACCTGCTTTCCACGGCATCTGCCACCTGA
- a CDS encoding sterol desaturase family protein — MITNTLKNSSIRTGRSFDLGKMNLSQLWIAYLTYPTILLYFALILCSFTVMAYTYAAFVPVAVSIGAVMLVYPMVWYAIHRFILHGRFLYRMKWSASLWKRIHFDHHQDPHLLDVLFGSPLNTIPTIAVVTIPIGYAIGGMPASAAAFGAGLTITCIYEFFHCIQHLNYKPRMNWIQRMKQRHVLHHFHNENGNYGITSFVADRLFRSYYRDARGCPRSPTVFNLGYDIKEAQHYPWVMEETGSPPRDRPDGANTTRNAA; from the coding sequence ATGATTACCAACACCCTGAAGAACAGTTCAATCCGCACGGGCCGGAGTTTCGACCTGGGCAAAATGAACCTATCCCAGCTCTGGATTGCCTACCTGACCTATCCCACCATCCTGCTCTATTTTGCCCTGATTCTGTGCAGCTTTACCGTAATGGCATATACTTATGCCGCTTTTGTTCCGGTAGCTGTCAGCATCGGGGCGGTCATGCTGGTCTATCCGATGGTATGGTATGCCATCCATCGCTTCATCCTGCATGGGCGCTTCCTGTACCGCATGAAATGGAGCGCATCGCTGTGGAAACGCATCCATTTTGACCATCACCAGGATCCGCACCTGCTGGATGTGCTGTTCGGTTCACCGCTCAACACCATTCCCACCATCGCCGTCGTGACCATTCCCATCGGCTACGCCATTGGCGGCATGCCGGCATCGGCAGCAGCCTTCGGTGCAGGACTGACCATTACCTGCATTTATGAATTCTTTCACTGTATCCAGCACCTTAATTACAAGCCGCGCATGAACTGGATTCAGCGCATGAAGCAGCGCCACGTCCTGCATCATTTCCATAACGAAAATGGCAATTACGGCATCACCAGCTTCGTGGCTGACCGCCTGTTCCGCAGCTATTACCGCGATGCCCGTGGCTGCCCGCGCAGCCCCACGGTGTTCAACCTTGGCTACGACATCAAGGAAGCGCAGCATTACCCCTGGGTTATGGAAGAAACCGGCTCCCCCCCGCGTGACCGGCCCGATGGTGCCAACACCACGCGCAACGCAGCATGA
- a CDS encoding LptF/LptG family permease gives MKHRLRLASGTVLLGYLSREMMGKVFATAIIVVSLMEILALLEQVTEIMHRHLGMSGVLYYAVMRLPLLFCNAMPIAMLIGALLALMQMTTSNEIAIMRAAGLSTPGLIKLFLPTTIVLGILCGVVNDQVTPRTEQALAQWWNLTAPDALADPHNYWIRSGNDLISIHFLGNGGSVLKDVMVYHRDRQSLLQKVTTLDSARYVHGHWYGTPARVLDVVSPTRVDLLDIPPGQSTRLDWPITLTPGYITQLTTSFTQSISTMLAEENGSLPSSQSPSFFLTEILGRIMLPVTFTVMLLLAVPVVYIPPRAGIRSWLPVWCLGAGLLFVVFQGLLRALGNAGTLPSLMAIFVGILIFILGVITVLLRIEER, from the coding sequence ATGAAGCACCGGCTGCGCCTGGCCAGCGGCACGGTCCTGCTGGGCTACCTGTCGCGCGAGATGATGGGCAAGGTGTTCGCCACCGCCATTATCGTCGTATCGCTCATGGAAATCCTGGCCCTGCTGGAACAGGTAACGGAAATCATGCACCGCCATCTGGGTATGAGCGGGGTGCTGTATTATGCGGTGATGCGCCTGCCACTCCTGTTCTGCAACGCCATGCCGATTGCCATGTTGATCGGTGCCCTGCTGGCGCTGATGCAGATGACAACATCCAACGAGATCGCGATCATGCGCGCGGCGGGACTGTCTACGCCGGGACTGATCAAGCTGTTCCTGCCTACCACCATCGTGCTGGGCATATTATGCGGAGTGGTGAATGATCAGGTTACCCCGCGCACCGAACAGGCTCTGGCCCAGTGGTGGAACCTCACCGCGCCAGATGCCCTTGCTGACCCCCACAATTACTGGATCCGTTCGGGCAATGACCTGATCAGCATCCACTTCCTTGGCAACGGGGGAAGCGTACTCAAGGATGTAATGGTCTATCACCGCGACCGCCAGAGCCTGCTACAGAAGGTCACGACTCTGGACTCGGCGCGCTATGTACATGGTCACTGGTATGGTACGCCTGCCCGGGTGCTTGACGTTGTCAGCCCCACCCGTGTCGACCTGCTCGATATCCCGCCCGGTCAAAGCACGCGGCTTGACTGGCCCATTACGCTGACCCCCGGTTACATCACCCAACTGACCACAAGCTTTACCCAGTCCATCAGCACGATGCTGGCTGAAGAAAACGGCAGCCTGCCTTCCAGCCAGTCCCCGTCCTTCTTCCTGACCGAAATACTGGGACGCATCATGTTACCCGTGACATTCACGGTAATGCTGTTACTGGCCGTGCCGGTGGTCTATATCCCCCCCCGGGCTGGCATCCGCAGCTGGCTACCGGTATGGTGTCTGGGCGCCGGCCTGCTGTTTGTTGTATTCCAGGGGCTGCTGCGTGCGCTGGGAAATGCAGGAACGCTGCCCTCGCTTATGGCGATATTCGTCGGGATCCTTATTTTTATCCTTGGCGTCATCACCGTGCTACTGAGGATCGAAGAGCGATGA
- a CDS encoding LptF/LptG family permease, giving the protein MNRTSLQHRILDRLAPSTLDRYLLRQVVPPFSIALGVVMSALLLERLLVLFNLLAANGSSMKTFFALLSDLIPHYLGLALPAAMCVSVFSVIRRMSTNHEIDALMASGVSLFRICRPFVVTGAIFGFLAFSLYGFIQPYARYDYRSAFYFASHAGWTPHLQSKMFAISDDIVLTAENVDHAGSRMWNIFIRDATDKAHIRFITAQKGYIFNPADGSDIRLDLVDGTIVTDSQDKQPSVTGFTRTTRLISGRSKLDDEAYRKRGETERELTVPELYYGIRHGNPAISHSYMIAELNFRLARTTAIPFIPILACALAGVRKRQKNNPGLAIAAITLVGFDHTLQMGMSFVANMHMSPLLVIWLPTLVFCLICVGVLIRQAGGLRILLERGPSMASRQLSADGLPRHMTERQA; this is encoded by the coding sequence ATGAATCGCACGTCGCTTCAGCACCGGATACTGGACAGGCTTGCTCCAAGCACCCTGGACCGCTACCTGCTGCGCCAGGTCGTGCCGCCGTTTTCCATCGCACTGGGCGTTGTCATGTCGGCGCTCCTGCTCGAACGCCTGCTGGTGCTGTTCAACCTGCTCGCTGCCAATGGCAGTTCGATGAAAACCTTCTTCGCGCTGCTAAGTGACCTGATCCCCCATTATCTGGGGCTGGCCCTGCCTGCGGCGATGTGCGTGAGCGTGTTTTCTGTCATCCGGCGCATGAGTACCAACCATGAGATCGATGCCCTGATGGCAAGCGGGGTCTCGCTCTTTCGCATATGTCGGCCCTTTGTGGTGACAGGGGCGATATTCGGCTTTCTGGCGTTCTCGCTGTACGGCTTCATACAGCCCTATGCGCGTTATGATTACCGTTCGGCCTTCTATTTCGCCAGTCATGCGGGCTGGACGCCACACCTGCAGTCCAAGATGTTCGCCATATCGGACGACATCGTGCTGACTGCGGAAAATGTTGACCATGCCGGATCACGCATGTGGAACATCTTTATCCGTGACGCAACGGACAAGGCGCATATCCGCTTCATAACGGCCCAGAAGGGATATATCTTCAACCCGGCAGACGGATCGGACATCCGCCTTGACCTGGTTGATGGCACCATTGTGACCGACAGCCAGGACAAACAGCCCTCGGTAACCGGCTTTACACGCACCACCCGCCTGATCTCGGGTCGAAGCAAACTCGATGACGAAGCCTACCGCAAACGTGGCGAGACCGAGCGCGAACTGACCGTACCCGAACTGTATTACGGCATCAGGCACGGCAATCCCGCCATTAGCCATTCCTATATGATTGCGGAGCTGAATTTCCGTCTGGCGCGCACAACGGCCATTCCCTTCATCCCTATTCTGGCCTGTGCCCTAGCAGGTGTGCGCAAGCGGCAGAAAAATAACCCCGGCCTGGCCATTGCCGCCATAACACTGGTCGGGTTCGACCATACGCTACAGATGGGCATGAGCTTTGTCGCCAACATGCATATGTCGCCGCTGCTGGTGATCTGGCTGCCCACACTGGTATTCTGCCTTATCTGCGTAGGTGTTCTGATCCGGCAGGCGGGTGGATTGCGTATCCTGCTCGAACGTGGGCCGAGCATGGCTTCGCGCCAGCTTTCCGCTGATGGTCTGCCCCGCCACATGACGGAACGTCAGGCATGA
- a CDS encoding metallophosphoesterase family protein — translation MRITLMRRHAGRKEAILNPITIAHLSDPHLPTEMAPPRLADRLNKRMFSYFSWRGHRRFVHRPEILARVMADITANHVNMIAVTGDLTNMGLPGECRNALRWLEGMPASCTVIPGNHDTLVHADWQQTVGLWQPWMGKLPFPFVRRMGPVALIGVSSAVPTPWFRATGTMGARQAARLRTILNETGRQGLCRIVMIHHPPVPGLAIPRKALRDPDNFADCIAHEGAEMVLHGHIHTATISSLPGPLGAVPVLGVASASARAHDPLRAAGWNRITVSSGDKGYTLAVTRRFFPEDGEAVTTQETVFELLSPSRSFPGISTDS, via the coding sequence ATGCGCATAACCCTGATGCGCAGGCATGCCGGAAGGAAAGAGGCGATCTTGAATCCCATTACTATTGCACATCTTTCGGACCCTCACCTGCCGACGGAAATGGCACCTCCCCGCCTTGCAGACCGCCTGAACAAACGCATGTTCAGCTATTTTTCATGGCGTGGGCACCGCCGTTTCGTGCATCGACCCGAGATCCTGGCCCGTGTCATGGCCGACATAACGGCAAATCATGTGAACATGATTGCCGTGACGGGCGATCTGACCAACATGGGTCTGCCGGGCGAGTGTCGCAATGCCCTGCGCTGGCTGGAAGGCATGCCCGCCTCTTGTACAGTCATACCCGGCAATCATGACACCCTTGTGCATGCCGACTGGCAGCAGACTGTGGGCCTATGGCAACCATGGATGGGTAAGCTGCCCTTTCCCTTTGTACGCCGGATGGGGCCTGTTGCGCTGATCGGGGTCAGTTCGGCGGTGCCAACGCCATGGTTTCGGGCAACCGGCACCATGGGCGCGCGGCAGGCGGCGCGCCTGCGCACGATCCTGAACGAAACCGGACGGCAAGGCCTGTGCCGGATCGTCATGATCCACCACCCGCCGGTACCCGGGCTTGCCATCCCCCGCAAGGCACTCCGAGACCCGGATAATTTCGCTGACTGTATTGCACACGAAGGGGCGGAAATGGTACTGCATGGCCATATTCATACCGCGACCATTTCCTCCCTTCCCGGCCCACTGGGCGCCGTGCCGGTTCTGGGCGTAGCCTCGGCTTCCGCCCGCGCGCACGACCCGCTGCGCGCGGCGGGATGGAATCGCATTACGGTCAGCAGCGGAGACAAAGGGTACACATTGGCTGTTACACGGCGTTTCTTTCCTGAAGATGGAGAGGCTGTTACCACGCAGGAAACCGTTTTCGAACTTCTTTCACCCTCCCGCTCCTTTCCGGGTATAAGCACCGACTCATGA